CGATGAATACGAATGCTAGTGCGTGAACCAGTTCATGCAACGTAATTCCTACTAGATTAGCTAGGTAGAATTGTACGAGAAACTCCCAACTGAAATAGAAATCGAAGCCCCAAAGTAATATGTAAACGAGGAGCGCGGCTCCCCCAATTCCGACCGTATAGAAGATTGATTTCTGGTTTAACGTTTCTGTCGATAGGGTCACTTCTAATTTGTTCTCCACAAGTTATCCCCCTCCCTTAACTAAAATCATGAAAAAATCCTCCCACCTTAAATGGTGAGAGGATACATTTACCACTATCATTTATTGTACGTTACTTAGCAGATTGGTGACATGGGGGATTGCATGAGAAACGGGACAGTTTACCTGTCCCGCCGTCCCACAATTATTGAGCTTTAACCGCATCTGCTACGCTTTGGTCGCCTGAGATGACTTGATACTCTTTCCCAATTGTGGAGTCGTTCGCTAATGTCTCCACAATAACACGCGCAACATCTTCACGTGGTACATCGCCTCGGTCTACTTGAGGAGCGACAGCCACTTGACCTGTTCCTTCATCGTTCGTTAAGCGTCCAGGATGGATAATTGTATGATCTAGATTTGTCCCTCTTAACCATTCATCTGCATAGTGCTTCGCTACAACATAGGGTGCAAACGATTCAGGGGCTGATTGGATTGCTTCACGAGTAGTGTCATAGGAGCTAATCATCACATAGCGCTTCACACCAGCTTGTTCTGCAGCCTCCATCGTTTTCACTGCTCCATCTAAATCAATCATCAGCGTCTTATCGGCACCTGTATTTGGACCGGAACCTGCTGTGAATACAACTGCATCCACACCTTCTGTTGCTTTCGCAATAGCTGCTACTTCTCCCTCAAGGTCCACGATAGCTGTTTCTGCACCTAAATCGTGAAAATATGAAGCTTGCTCTTCTTTACGAATGAGTGCCCTTGCTTCGAGGTCCTCATGGTCTTGAATTTGTTTAACTAAGTGTTTTCCGATTTGTCCATTCGCTCCAACTACAAGTACTTTCATTACAGACATCCTTTCTTCATTAACTTAGATTCTTCCAACATTCTTTTACATGACAGTTTACATATACCCTGACAAATGGTTTTTTAACCAAGTGGGACGGGGGGACAGGTGAGTTGTCCCGTTTAGAGGGACGATGAACCTGTCCCTTCGTCCCACGAGCTGATGAGTTGTGTTATTTGTCAGAATATTATAATATCTATTTAAGTTAATGGAGTGCTGGAGACGTGGAGACTGCACATGGTGGAGCTGATGTATGATTTTATTATCAGTTCGAGCATGTGCGGTCTTTTTTAGCGAGAAGGTGATAGAAAGTTAAGAAAGGAGGAAATCTATCGCTCTCACTCCTAGCCGCTTACTAAAAAGTTTTGTTGTATGTCCGCAACTGGTTATTTGTAAGCGTTATCAAACATAAGATGTACTAGTTTAAGAAGGAGAGGAGCTAGAAGAACATGAAGAGTTCTACCAAGTATTTAATAGCCGCCTTACTACTATGCTTCGTAAGTATGATTGGTGCTTATTCCATACAGACGTCTGCCGGAGATGTGGAAGTGAAAGATCTTCGGTGGGAGACGCCATCTGGTCATTTAATGAGTGCGCTCTTGTTTAAGCCTGATGGAGCAACTGAAGACGCCCCTGCTCCTGGGATTGTGACGAGTCATGGGTGGTATAACAACCGTGAAATGCAGGATTTAAATAATGTCGAGCTTGCTCGAAGAGGGTATGTTGTCATTTCAATCGATATGTATGGACACGGAAACTCTGATGCCGTTACACCTGAGGAATGGCCGAACCGGGGTACCGGGATGTACGATGCTGTTGAATTAATGGCTGATTTCCCATACATCGATCAAGATCGTATTGGCGTAACAGGTCATTCCAATGGGGCGCGCGCAGCGAACTGGTCTATTATAGAAGATAATAAAAAACCAGAAGAAGACCAATTAATCTCAAGCGTTCTCCTTGTTGCCAACGATGCCATGTATACAAACGATCCAGGTGAACCTCTTTATTGGTCACAGCGCACAGACGAACAGCAATATACAAATGTGTATGGCAGCCGTGATGTAGGTATTATAGCGGCTCAATATGATGAATTCTTCTTCCGTAGTCTCGCAGAAGATGGGACAGTGACTCCACCTAGAGAATATATAAATACGGATTATGCCCAGTCTTTCTTAAACTTCGGTGTAGACCCTGCCTCTGAAGGCGAAGTACGTGACAGTTATACCGTTTACACACAAGAGATTAACGGGGATGAGGCGATGCGCGTTATCTACAACCCGGCTCAAATTCACCCATGGAACCACTTTAGCGCAGATGTCGTAGATAGTCTCCTTACTTATTTCGACGAATCTATTGGCTCACCCGACTCACTAAATTCGTCAAATCAAGTGTGGCAATGGAAAGTATTCTTCAACTTCCTAGGCTACATTGGATTCTTCATGTTCGTCGTTAGCTTCACAAAGGTCATGGTCAATACGAAGTCATTCTCAAGTCTGAAAGCCTCCGAACGAGCCATTGCATCTTCACCTCCAAAAGGGATTGGACGTTGGTGGTTCTGGGGAGGATTAATCGTTAGTGCTATTGTATCTGGGTTTTCTTACCTCGCCCTGTTTAATTGGACGGCTACGACACGCCCAGATTTCTTCCCGCAAGCACCTGTATATTATATCGGAGTCTGGTCTGCTGTCATGGGTGTCGTCACATTGGCCATCCTTTTCCTTTCTTATAAATTGTTCAACAAGAAAGACGGGCTCAACCTAAGAGATGCTGGGGTATTCATTCCACTAAGATCATTATGGAAAACAGTTCTCCTTTCCATCATTGTCACAACCGCTGCATTCGGTCTAGTATTTATCGCTGACTACTTCTTCACGACAGACTTCAGAATTTGGGTCT
The window above is part of the Pontibacillus halophilus JSM 076056 = DSM 19796 genome. Proteins encoded here:
- a CDS encoding SDR family oxidoreductase, translating into MKVLVVGANGQIGKHLVKQIQDHEDLEARALIRKEEQASYFHDLGAETAIVDLEGEVAAIAKATEGVDAVVFTAGSGPNTGADKTLMIDLDGAVKTMEAAEQAGVKRYVMISSYDTTREAIQSAPESFAPYVVAKHYADEWLRGTNLDHTIIHPGRLTNDEGTGQVAVAPQVDRGDVPREDVARVIVETLANDSTIGKEYQVISGDQSVADAVKAQ
- a CDS encoding dienelactone hydrolase family protein, with the translated sequence MKSSTKYLIAALLLCFVSMIGAYSIQTSAGDVEVKDLRWETPSGHLMSALLFKPDGATEDAPAPGIVTSHGWYNNREMQDLNNVELARRGYVVISIDMYGHGNSDAVTPEEWPNRGTGMYDAVELMADFPYIDQDRIGVTGHSNGARAANWSIIEDNKKPEEDQLISSVLLVANDAMYTNDPGEPLYWSQRTDEQQYTNVYGSRDVGIIAAQYDEFFFRSLAEDGTVTPPREYINTDYAQSFLNFGVDPASEGEVRDSYTVYTQEINGDEAMRVIYNPAQIHPWNHFSADVVDSLLTYFDESIGSPDSLNSSNQVWQWKVFFNFLGYIGFFMFVVSFTKVMVNTKSFSSLKASERAIASSPPKGIGRWWFWGGLIVSAIVSGFSYLALFNWTATTRPDFFPQAPVYYIGVWSAVMGVVTLAILFLSYKLFNKKDGLNLRDAGVFIPLRSLWKTVLLSIIVTTAAFGLVFIADYFFTTDFRIWVLTIKVFTADKLLIALIYLPFFLLFYVANSIAINAFNYVVNGKREWLNTALMALFNGLSAIVIVAIQYTHFFIEGDVFFTNVSPIVGIWLFPIIVIIPLAAIITRKIYHETKNPYLGGIIYAIIVTVMMVSNTLTQL